From the genome of Candidatus Eremiobacteraceae bacterium:
GTGGTGATGCTCATCGAGAAGGGCGCGAAGAACGGCGAACGCTTCGTCTTGCCCGTCGGTGCAGCGCTCGCTGCGCTCGCAGTCATAAGCCTTTTGGCGCCGCACGCGATACCAGGACTATAACAGCCTGCCTCGCATTCCGCTTGGATGAGGAGTCATCGAATCAAAGCGACGCAACGTCAACGACTCGGCATCACGCCTGCGCGTGAAGAAGCCGAACAAGCGTTTCTCGACGCCGCGGAGCGCTTGCTCGTGAGCGTGGGTTACGCCGGCATCACCACGCGCAAACTTGCCGAGGAGGCCGGCCTCAACCACGGGCTCGTCCATTATTACTTCGGATCGATGCAAGAGCTGCTCTTGCAAGTGCTCGAGCGATTCACCGACCGGTTGATCGCGCGGCAGCGGGCGATGTACGCAAGCGAGATACCGTTTCTCGAGAAATGGCGCACCGCCATGCGCTACCTCGACGAAGACTCGACGAGCGGCTACTCAAAGGTCTGGTTCGAACTGCAGGCGCTGGGCTGGAACGATCCCGATATCCGCAAGCGCGTCGCAAAGGTCGATCAGGCCTGGGGCCAAGTCGTGACCGAGGCTTTCGATAAGGCGATGACGGAATACAAGCTCGACCGTCGTGAGTTTCCACTTCAAGCAGTGACGGCGCTCGTCTTCACGTTCAACGAGGGGATGTTTC
Proteins encoded in this window:
- a CDS encoding TetR family transcriptional regulator, encoding MRSHRIKATQRQRLGITPAREEAEQAFLDAAERLLVSVGYAGITTRKLAEEAGLNHGLVHYYFGSMQELLLQVLERFTDRLIARQRAMYASEIPFLEKWRTAMRYLDEDSTSGYSKVWFELQALGWNDPDIRKRVAKVDQAWGQVVTEAFDKAMTEYKLDRREFPLQAVTALVFTFNEGMFLRTLSGIRTGHKELLDWIDRWLEDLDAKMRKRSAR